The following are encoded together in the Pelagicoccus enzymogenes genome:
- a CDS encoding 50S ribosomal protein L25 yields the protein MNTLTINASAREQAGSASSGRLRAEGRVPAVVYGKSKKPENLSIDSAELRQLLRAIGNNTPVVQLKADEGEAVTSIIKEVQRHPIKDTYTHVDFQQIGADELVVLEIPVHAKGEAWGVKNENATVETVSKTVSVRCLPKDIPSSIDADVRPLKVGDSLHISQLPAIEGVQYLDAPEQPVFAVVK from the coding sequence ATGAATACGCTCACAATCAACGCTTCCGCCCGCGAACAAGCGGGATCTGCATCATCCGGCCGTCTCCGTGCCGAAGGCCGCGTGCCAGCTGTTGTATACGGCAAGAGCAAGAAGCCCGAGAATTTGTCGATCGACTCTGCCGAGCTTCGTCAGCTTCTCCGCGCTATCGGTAACAACACGCCAGTCGTTCAGCTCAAGGCGGACGAAGGCGAGGCTGTCACTTCCATCATCAAGGAAGTGCAGCGCCACCCCATCAAGGACACCTACACGCACGTTGACTTCCAACAGATCGGCGCCGACGAGCTCGTTGTCCTCGAAATTCCAGTACACGCCAAGGGCGAGGCTTGGGGCGTGAAGAACGAAAACGCTACGGTCGAAACCGTTTCCAAGACTGTCAGCGTCCGCTGTTTGCCGAAGGACATTCCTTCCTCTATCGACGCCGACGTACGTCCTCTCAAGGTAGGCGACAGCCTCCACATCAGCCAGTTGCCAGCTATCGAAGGCGTCCAATACCTCGACGCTCCCGAGCAGCCGGTCTTTGCTGTCGTTAAGTAG